The region gaggctactaCCACCcaacgcccagcctccaccatcagactgtgtcgtccacACAACCACCgtcgtcctcattcatgcatggcctgctccgaccttcacctcagcggcaaggaagtgtggacaacaggaacgtgaggaatacaaaggagaaatccttcctgcaccTTATCCTATCTCCacctatcccatttttcttttgtaacataacaatgagtacgtTTTTTTAAAAGCGTCTCAGgataacacttgttgtgaattggcgctatacaaataaaggttgattgatagtcctccaagcggggatccgacctgtggctccttttcccgcatgtcaatcccaactctctctctctctcaacgaTTTATGACTCcatctactgtcctgtctctaaaataaagacataaaaagccccaaaataaaccttaaaaaaaaaaaaaaaggtgaaatgggCAAACTAGCTGCAAGTCTGCCACTTTCCGTTAGCACTCCCTGCTTTTCTTTAGCCTCAATATGACAGATAAATGAACCATGTGCACAGGCTGCTTCAATACTTTGGAGTTTGCCGATCCGTCACCAGAACCTCTCTCTTGTCCGGAAATGATCCACTCAGCGACCACATGCTGAACTCAAGCCTAGAGGCAGATGACAAACCAGAGGAGGTTACATTATGGTGGTTAAACACAGGCATGGTAGCTTGGTCATTTGGGGGATTTTCACATTCAGATGTTGACAGTAAGCCAAACTGTTATTAACAGAACATTTGTTATTGTATCTGTGTCGGcgctcagtcatccaggtcatggtaaattctAAGCTGGATCCAAAGgaaactggactggttgaagatcttgaaccagtccagttgcctttggatcaagcttcgaatGTGTTATTGTAATTATTATATTGACTGTTGTGTGTAATGTCTTTTCAATCATGCCCTCTTGTTTTAAGTCTCTCATCACTTCACTTGTATCTGAAATGTTACGGCTGCTTTCAGGTGACATTGCTGATCTGTATTATGGGTGCATGTAGGCtaaaggggcggctgtggctcagttggtagagtcggtcgtttcTCAACAGGAAAGGTTTGGGGtgtcgatccccagctcctgctctgatgtccgatgtgtccttgggcaagatacttaacctcaaattgctcccgctggtTCATCAGCGGCGTGTGAATGGATGACTTAAAGtggacatattatcctccttctccaccttttcaaacagtcccctgtggtctaaatgaaacatctgtgctgtgctttggtcaaaatataacatgaatcaagcaccagaggaggtttgtgaccctgtataaaccagctctctcagaacgctccattttggtgtgtgtgtctctttaaatgcaatgaccccccccccagttTTCCTGgcagaataaaaatggctgatctgatcaaaagttttgttctaggctggggttggagtccatgggtggagataccaggggaggggatggattttttcttaccagaatcccactgtgacatcacaaatttgaaatctgtgttgtaagacttatgcagaccacaaacaaaggactggatgggtttatttcacattttgtgggtcagtagacacaaatatatgttcagaaacactgtagaagtggatttttcataatatgtcccctttaatactgatggtctctttactcagcagcctctaccatcagtgtgtgaatgtgtatgaatggatgagttaatactgatggtctctttactcagcagcctctaccatcagtgtgtgaatgtgtaggtgtgcgaagactagaaaataactttaccaTTTAAAGTGAATATGTGGCGTCACTTTTTCTATTTGATTCCACAAAAACacttacaattatgcagtttaTTCATTCAACACTCAACTTTAATATCCAAATAATGGACCATGTTCTACACATATCAAACACACTTTATTCACTGACCCCTTGATCAGCGGCAGCAATCGAAGCAGAACTGACTTTGGTAAAGACAAGTGGAGAAATGCCTGTGAAAATGTAAGTTGTAAGAAAATTTGTAAGTTATCCGTCAAACATGGAGTTCCTTATTCCTGCAGGTCCTGTGTGATGGCTACATCGAGGCAGCTCATATAAAGGGACATGAATCCTTCTGGAGGGAGGAACAAACTTAGATCTCTTCTTAACATTTTCTTCCAGGCACAGAAAATAAGCCGGTTATTGTTTATCTTGAGGACCAAACGGAACTAAAATGGAAACAATCCAGTGATTACTAATTCCCATAATCGGCTAATGGGAAAAAAGCTCTGTTGACTTTGTTGAAGTCATAAATCTGTACATCTGTGACTGCAAGCCTGACTGTTAGGTGGGGGGTTTTGGCTCTTTGGTGAGGAACTGCTGAATGTCTCTTTGTAGTTCCTCGTTGCGTCTCTGGGCCTCGTCCCGGCTGCGCTCAGCATTTCTCAGGCAGATCTCCAGAGCGGCCACATGGCGGCGATCTGCCTCCAGAGCAGACTGGAGCTCTGCTATTGTGGCCTTCAGCTCCTTGTTCTCATGCTGCATactgtgagagacagagacaagacacacacacagagggttcAGGTCAACTGTAAGAACTTCTGGAATCAAAGCCACATAGTGTTTCGTTATTGCAAAAGGAGATGAATCCAGTCCAGATGTCGAGACTTTGTATGTAACACACAGTCCAACAGTGAATGTTCTGCCAGCAGAGTGGGATtgcttcatctgtttttaatataaatcaTCATGTTTCCTGGTGTTAAATGTCATTTCTCTGGTTCTTGTCCAAATGTTTTTGCTTTAGTCGGCCCGAATCTCCTTCAGAAATGATCAGGTTTACTTTAACtgacaaaaatgttaaaacatgttgttggtattttattgatttaaacgCAACAAATGTAGCATGTATACAGACagatagctagatagatagacagacagacagacagacagacagacagacagacagatagatagatctTGATGGATAAATGGGAAGaatgaaagatggatggatggaaataaagatggatggatagatagatagaaagaaagaaagatggataAAAAAATAGATGATAGATGGAAGAATGGAGGGACGGACTGATTGATAAAAAGATGGacggaaaaagaaagaaagaaagatggatggatgattggatggagAGACAGGTGGATAGATGaatgaaaggatggatggatggatggaaaaaagatggatagatagatagatggacggacggacggatggattgATAGATAAATGGGAAGAATGAAAGATGGATGAttggacagacagacggactgaaggaaagaaagaaagatggatggataaaaagacagatgatggatggatgaatggacggACGGATTGATAAAAAGATggatggaaaaaagaaagaaagatggatggatgattggatagagagacagatggatagatgaacgaatggacggatggatggatggatgaaaatcTAGAAAGATGGCCGGATTGACGACCGGACAGATAGATTGGGCTGCAGTAACCTCACCTGTCTGCCAGCTGCTGGCTGCCTTTCTTCTCCTCAGAGCCGCTGTtgttaacctgctgcactgGACCGCTCTCCGTCAGGTTCCCCAAGCTCTTCTGGTGAGACAGCTCAGGGGCGGGCCAGGAGTCACTGTCAGGTTTAGAAGAGCCTGTGTTGTCACTTCCTCTTCTGACTGTTAGTCTTTCCTCGCCTTCCTTGTTGCAAAACTGAGAACTCCCAAACAATGAACCGGAGCTGCGGAGGTCCAGGATCTTAAAAATGTCCTCGGATAATGTCACGCTTTTCTCCTCTATGCTCTCCTGGATACGACTCCACCTGTTGAGGGCACCGGCTTTGGCTGCCATCCCGGTGAGCGGACAGTTGAAGGTGGGGAGGGTCTGAGTGCGTTTGCGGGGACTTGAAGGCCAGTTATCTGAGGAGTGTGAGAGGGGCTCCTGAATTGAGTTTTGGGCGCTGCAATTTCCTCGGTGTGGTCCTGGACTGtcaatgtcttcttcttcttctggagaCTCGGAGAGAGATGCATCACCCATCTGAGACAAACATAACTGGAGGTTAATTATTTATAAAGTCATTAATATCACAATAACTTTCAAGAGGGAGAATAGCACCTCTCTCCATAGCATGGCCTGATCAACTAttactgcagtatgtaactttggcagcaggcCGAGGTCATCTCACAAGAAAGAAGAGTGTATgcgctagttcacacagcagccttcagttataaaaaagcagccagttagcccgtctctgttctgtttgatacaacggctgaggctaagaggaagaggacgctGATAGATGacgctaagaagagaaaaattgagtgttgaaaaacagctttagaTTTAAAGGTGGGCAGATTATGTTGCATTTATAGAGCCGAGCAACCTGTTCTTCTGTTTGCAGTCTTTATGCTGAGCCTCATTTATTAGACACCACTCACAAGAGTGTTCCCAGGCTTAACTCTTTAAAAGATGTTGTCAATCACTGAGGAAATtatgtatttcattttcaacacatcTGTCTTTgaaggtcacacattatgcaaaatgtttttttaacaataacatgtgtctctagtctgtctacaaaccccccaatgatgagaaaagtccatcccctctgtcttttcactttcactttcacttttcagaaaatgtgtgctcaaacaggccgtttggagattttcccttcatgacatcacaaagggcagtagcccctcccccaggtgggtgacactcccacagctaggtgtttgttctgccctctgagtctgccttctcaccgtaaacaataggacatggagcgagaaagccggagacacccaagcccttccagagagggggcgtggtcagacaccgctcatttacatatttaaaggtacagacacagaaacagcctgttctgagtaaggctgaaatagaggggtttatagacatgatcaaatacaggatcagagtggatttagaacaagaaacttcacacacatgttttgaggagctctgagacttatttaaactggttgaagaggaggagaatatgtgacctttaagaatgTGACAACTTCCTGACTGTTAAGATTTGGACTGTGGATTCAACAGTGGATTCAATTTACTGTGTTTGTCCTTCAGCCAAGTTTCACATATGCTGCGTCCTCTTTCTAGTAATAAGATCATTTGTTATGTGctctgttttttaacttttcctgCAGAGCAGCAGGTCACACAGGTCATTGAAAACATGACAGGGGCTCCATGCGTGGTCAGCTGCTCGTACCTCTGCGGACTCCCAGCCCACGAAGCTGCGGGGAGTGTTCTTTTGGCTCTCAGCCTTGtttgagggaggggagggaagcACGTCTTTAGAGAGAGGAAACAGCATCTCATGCTGTCTGATCATCACTGTCATTAGCTTCTGGATCTGGGGAGTCGCTGCGAAggacaacaaacaaagatgttAAAGATAAAGATCAACACGTCCATCTTCAGGTTTTTATTGAAGACAATCCTAGATTCACATTCTGTGGTCGAATGGAGACTCATTTATGAtgctttaatgttattttatttatttatatccaGTTGGGAAACCTCTCTGAGTGTCAGGCGTTGTAGCATTAATGGAAATAAGTCAAGTTTATTGGATTGAGGAAGTCACACATAGTATCTGCTACTTTATCAGGACCTCATATCAGATGTTTTTCTACAaggcagtctctaccatcagtgtgtgaatgtgtaatgactctttactcagcagtctctaccatcagtgtgtgactgtgtaggtgtgacctcaggtgtgaaagcactttgagttgtaAGAacactagaaaataaatatacaggCTCAAGTCCCTTTACCATTTTGGAGGAGCATTACCTCCGTACATGGgttgcaacataaccgctaggccatctgcgtcCTGAGTTACAGGCCTTTCTAAAAGAGACATGCCTACATTTCTTGTGAAGGGCTTTTTTGTTCAAGCTCTTTCATTTCACTGAACATTGCCTGAGAAAAGAGAAGTTGTAGTCATGTTTTGGAGCATTGCCCCACATCATTGCCTAATCAAATGACTATAAACACACCTTGTTTGGATTACTGGTGGTTTCAAGACACTGAGTGATACAGTCTTTTTAGAAACTCAGGACAGAGAAAGGGGTTTTATGACCTACTCATTTTGAAGCAGAATATCGtcacatacacattttttttatttttttttattttttaagatttatttttgggctttttgtgcctttattggagagataggacagtggatagagttggaaatcagggagagagagtggggaatgacatgcgggaaagaggccacaggtgagaagcgaacccgggccgcccgctcgagacgacagcctccatacatggggcgcgcgcactaaccactgcgccaccagcggcCATCACATACACATTTTGAAGAAGACAGGTGTGTCTGCATAATGGTTCAGGACTAAACCTAAACACCCTTACCCTTCATCACTGTGATGGGGTCTTCAATCTGAGGCTTCAGCAGGTTGATCCCCATCACTGTGGCCAGGTTCTCCACATTCATCTTATTCACATTGGAGTGTTGCTGCACCTCAaacaaaaacctgcagaaaagGACCAGGACCAGTTAAAAGACGGACAGTGTGGAACAGAAACTGGAAGCACTGCATATTCCAACACAGCAATAAGATGGTAACAGTGGGGTAATAAGAAAGGTAATACATGTGTTAAAGCTTAGAGGATTGCGATGCAtttccatgttggaaatgctgtctcagtctaactttcagtcaacctaggctgagagctggagctgaggcgagttttaaacctcctgacaaaccgttacaccgcgcccgtctgtcaatcaggtcagctacacgtcttattgtgaataactcttatccttcattcACAATGTGTGCCGATCAAgtcatgagctaatcacacctatttggttttttgaaccaggctgtaaacatgttaatttctgttgtgaaaacaggctttttagaatgggtgtgtatgtgacttcctgtgcttctgcagccagcctctagtggacactccaggaactg is a window of Labrus mixtus chromosome 5, fLabMix1.1, whole genome shotgun sequence DNA encoding:
- the arhgap25 gene encoding rho GTPase-activating protein 25: MSLKLPRNWDFSTFKAETARIARSKSVIPGEGGPGPGSPSSSRSMERPLKAGWLKKQQRSLRKNWQQRYFVLRGSTLTYHKDDKETTVQGVIQLRFSKVNELPLTSDDPGKYLFEIIPRPTGDRERCPYVFMANSQSDMEEWVRTLRRVIGVPTSGVFGKALMDTVTYEQRFGPHMVPILVQKCVEFIKEHGLDEEGIFRLPGQDNAVKQFRDAFDAGERPSFPSDTDVHTVASLLKLYLRELPQPVVPWTQYQDFLDCTMLLDSTNTEGWDKLEKQISLLPKMNYNLLSYVCRFLFEVQQHSNVNKMNVENLATVMGINLLKPQIEDPITVMKATPQIQKLMTVMIRQHEMLFPLSKDVLPSPPSNKAESQKNTPRSFVGWESAEMGDASLSESPEEEEDIDSPGPHRGNCSAQNSIQEPLSHSSDNWPSSPRKRTQTLPTFNCPLTGMAAKAGALNRWSRIQESIEEKSVTLSEDIFKILDLRSSGSLFGSSQFCNKEGEERLTVRRGSDNTGSSKPDSDSWPAPELSHQKSLGNLTESGPVQQVNNSGSEEKKGSQQLADSMQHENKELKATIAELQSALEADRRHVAALEICLRNAERSRDEAQRRNEELQRDIQQFLTKEPKPPT